GCTTGTGCTGATGTACCACCGGACCGGACCGGACGAAAAGTACATGGTGAGGTCACAGCGGCACTTCCGGGCCGATTTGGAACGCCTCTACCGGTTGGGCTACCGGCCCGTCACGTTGGCCGAATATTGCAGCAACAGCATGCAGCTCCCCAGGGGGGCGAGCCCCGTCGTCTTGACTTTCGACGATGCCGACCCAAGCCAATTCGCCATTCGCCCAGATGGAACGGTCGACCCCGGGTGCATGGTCGGGATTTGGCGGGCGTTTGCCCAGAAACACCCCGATTTCCCCGTCAAAGGGACATTCTTCGTTTTGCCGAATGGGCCCTGGGGACAAAAGAAGCTGGCCGCAAAGAAGCTCGCCATGCTCCGGGAGTGGGGTTCCGAAGTCGGATCCCACACTGTCAACCACCCCAACTTGTCGAAGCTCACCGATGAACAAGTTACATCCGAGTTCGGTCGGAGTTACGAATACGTGGCAAAGCAAGGGTTCGAGCCCACTTCCATGGCCTTGCCCTATGGGATCCTGCCCAAAAACCGAGACCTTGTGGAATCGTTCCGATACAACGGGAAGAGCCACCGGTATTGGAACGTCGTTTTGGCCGGAGCCGCACCCGCCCGTTCTCCCATGGATCCTAAGTTCGACCGGTACCGCATCCAACGAGTGCAAGCCTATGACGGCATCCTGGGCATCACGTACTGGCTAAACTACAACAAAGCCCACCCGGGTAGCCCATACGTCCAACCATGATCGAACCCAACCTACCGGCCGGAAAGCGCATCACCCTCCGCGACATCAAAGCCAACCCAAAAATCATGGCCGCCATCGATGGCGCCAACGAGCTCCTGAACAGCATGGGTTACACCGAGCACGGGCACCGGCACGTCGGCATCGTCAGCGGCATCACCAAACACATCATGGAAACCCTAGGCATGCCCGAACGCGAGGTCGAACTCGGGCAGATCGCCGCTTACATGCACGACATCGGCAATGTCATCAACCGAGTCGACCATCCCATCAGCGGAGCCAACCTCGCATTCGTCTTTTTGAACGAAATGGGCATGGATGTCCGAGAGACCGCACCCATCCTGGGGGCGATTGGCAACCACGAAGAGCTAGCTGGCACCCCCATCAGTGTGATGTCGGCCGCCCTCATCGTCGCCGATAAAAGCGATGTCCACCGGTCGCGGGTGCAGAACCCTTTGATGGAGACTTTCGACATCCATGACCGGGTGAATTACGCCGTCACTAAATCCCGGGTTGAAATGGAAAAGGAAACGAAAACAATCCGACTTGTGTTAGAGATCGACACCCAGTTTGCCAGCGTGATGGAGTACTTCGAGATCTTTTTGAGCCGTATGGTCATGTGTCGCAAGGCGTCAAAGCTGTTCGGCTACAACTTCTCGCTGGTCGCCAACGGCACGAGTTTGGAGTAAGCAAAATGCCCTCCGGCGTGGCAACGGAGGGCATTTATCCATCGGGCTGGGCCTTCAGCCGCGGA
Above is a genomic segment from Armatimonadota bacterium containing:
- a CDS encoding HD domain-containing protein; the encoded protein is MIEPNLPAGKRITLRDIKANPKIMAAIDGANELLNSMGYTEHGHRHVGIVSGITKHIMETLGMPEREVELGQIAAYMHDIGNVINRVDHPISGANLAFVFLNEMGMDVRETAPILGAIGNHEELAGTPISVMSAALIVADKSDVHRSRVQNPLMETFDIHDRVNYAVTKSRVEMEKETKTIRLVLEIDTQFASVMEYFEIFLSRMVMCRKASKLFGYNFSLVANGTSLE
- a CDS encoding polysaccharide deacetylase family protein; the encoded protein is MTILALCLSLLGSGPETLGPTRPAPRQAEVSTRVTNRPGNRFGTVLVLMYHRTGPDEKYMVRSQRHFRADLERLYRLGYRPVTLAEYCSNSMQLPRGASPVVLTFDDADPSQFAIRPDGTVDPGCMVGIWRAFAQKHPDFPVKGTFFVLPNGPWGQKKLAAKKLAMLREWGSEVGSHTVNHPNLSKLTDEQVTSEFGRSYEYVAKQGFEPTSMALPYGILPKNRDLVESFRYNGKSHRYWNVVLAGAAPARSPMDPKFDRYRIQRVQAYDGILGITYWLNYNKAHPGSPYVQP